The following coding sequences lie in one Vitis vinifera cultivar Pinot Noir 40024 chromosome 19, ASM3070453v1 genomic window:
- the LOC100254975 gene encoding probable glutathione S-transferase parA, producing the protein MANSDQIVLLDFFPSVFGIRVRLALAAKGIEYDGKEEDLIGGKSSLLLKMNPVHKKIPVLIHNGKPICESLIIVEYIDEVWKDRCPLLPSDPYQKAKAKFWADFIDKMVYPCSKKLWTAKGEEQEASKKEFLDRIKLLEGELKSYPYFGGESLGFLDIAFLPLYSRFYTFEAFGNFSIEAECPKLVAWGKRCMEEEFVSRSLPHQHKIYDLVVEFTKNVGI; encoded by the exons ATGGCCAACAGTGACCAAATAGTTCTGTTAGATTTCTTTCCAAGCGTTTTTGGGATTAGGGTAAGACTTGCCTTGGCAGCCAAGGGGATCGAGTATGACGGAAAGGAAGAAGACTTGATTGGAGGTAAAAGCTCTCTGCTCTTGAAGATGAATCCAGTTCATAAAAAGATTCCCGTTTTGATTCACAACGGTAAGCCCATATGCGAGTCCTTGATAATAGTTGAATACATAGATGAGGTTTGGAAGGATAGATGTCCTCTGCTGCCATCTGATCCTTaccaaaaagcaaaagcaaagttCTGGGCTGACTTCATAGACAAAATG GTTTACCCATGCAGTAAGAAGCTGTGGACAGCCAAAGGAGAAGAGCAGGAGGCTAGCAAGAAGGAATTCCTAGATAGGATTAAACTATTGGAAGGAGAGCTTAAATCCTATCCTTACTTTGGTGGTGAGAGCTTGGGGTTTCTGGACATTGCTTTTCTCCCATTGTACTCCAGGTTCTACACATTTGAGGCTTTTGGGAACTTCAGCATAGAGGCCGAGTGTCCCAAATTGGTGGCATGGGGTAAGAGGTGTATGGAGGAGGAGTTCGTGTCCAGATCTCTTCCTCACCAACATAAGATCTATGATTTGGTGGTGGAGTTCACGAAGAACGTTGGGATATAG